From the genome of bacterium, one region includes:
- the lon gene encoding endopeptidase La: MSEPEVAAPPQSGSIAPDGQIRIPEACPALLLNDVLIFPNTIVPLAISTPAMITMINDALSSHRVVACFSRAHAPRSDKPEDQFYTIGTAAHIMKMFRMPDDSIRVLIQGMVRIKRVEILKTEPYLQVKILPLPITRESTVRIEGLARTVVSDFSKYAEEHSLPDEVRIAVHNISDPGALADIVASNLNLPLDEKQEILEANDLEPRLTRVATHLARELELLKIGSEIRGIVEKELESNQKEYYLREQLKAIRRELGEDADTSAEIQEFERKIADAGLTAQAADVARKELERMRVMSVSSAEYSVSRTYVEWLVNLPWTKASVDELNLVQAQKELDEDHYGLAEVKTRILEFLAVRKLKQNNRGPILCFAGPPGVGKTSLGRSIARSMNREFVRMSLGGVRDEAEIRGHRRTYVGALPGRIIQSLRRVAVKNPVIMLDEIDKLGMDFRGDPASALLEVLDPAQNNSFSDHYLDVEFDLSSVFFITTANDVGLIPGPLRDRMEIIEIPSYITDEKIQIGLRYLVPRQVEESGLKPAHLKITEDGMRAVIRGYTREAGVRRLEQKIAAICRKIARDVAEGKRRNVTITAKSAATYLGPAPFAEDGLPESPQIGVALGLAWTPVGGEILVIESTTMPGTGRLQVTGQLGDVMKESAQIALSYMRAHAAALHIAPEMFTTHDVHLHVPEGAQPKEGPSAGIALASSLASRLSNTPVRNDLCMTGEITLTGQVLPVGGIREKIVAAARRGITTIVMPKANEKDLFYVPEHIKARLKFHFVNDLEQALQLTLGKSGKRKSRGHA; encoded by the coding sequence ATGAGCGAGCCTGAAGTCGCTGCCCCCCCGCAGTCAGGATCTATCGCTCCGGACGGCCAGATCCGCATTCCCGAGGCCTGCCCGGCCCTGCTCCTGAACGACGTCCTGATTTTCCCGAATACCATCGTGCCGCTGGCTATCTCTACGCCCGCCATGATCACCATGATCAACGATGCCCTGTCAAGCCATCGCGTCGTCGCCTGCTTTTCGCGGGCCCATGCGCCGCGGTCGGACAAACCGGAGGATCAGTTCTATACAATCGGCACTGCGGCCCATATCATGAAGATGTTCCGCATGCCGGACGATTCGATACGCGTCTTGATACAGGGGATGGTGCGCATCAAACGAGTCGAGATTCTCAAGACCGAGCCCTACTTGCAGGTCAAGATCCTCCCCCTGCCGATCACGCGCGAAAGCACCGTGCGCATCGAAGGGCTGGCGCGGACCGTTGTCAGCGACTTCAGCAAATACGCTGAAGAACATTCCCTCCCGGACGAGGTACGGATCGCCGTGCATAATATCTCCGACCCCGGTGCGCTGGCGGACATCGTCGCCTCAAATCTGAACCTGCCCCTCGATGAAAAGCAGGAAATTCTCGAGGCCAACGATTTGGAGCCGCGCCTCACTCGCGTCGCCACCCATCTAGCCCGCGAGCTTGAGCTGCTCAAGATCGGCAGCGAGATACGCGGCATCGTCGAAAAAGAGCTCGAATCAAATCAAAAAGAGTACTACCTCCGGGAACAGTTGAAGGCGATTCGCCGTGAACTTGGTGAAGACGCCGATACCAGCGCCGAGATTCAGGAGTTCGAACGTAAGATCGCCGATGCCGGATTGACCGCCCAGGCCGCCGATGTGGCCCGCAAAGAGCTTGAACGCATGCGGGTCATGTCCGTCTCGTCCGCCGAGTATTCCGTGTCGCGCACGTACGTCGAATGGCTCGTCAACCTGCCGTGGACGAAAGCATCCGTTGACGAACTGAATCTCGTCCAAGCGCAAAAAGAGCTCGACGAAGACCACTACGGATTGGCTGAGGTCAAGACGCGCATTCTCGAATTCCTCGCAGTTCGTAAACTGAAACAGAACAACCGCGGCCCGATTCTGTGCTTCGCCGGACCGCCCGGAGTGGGGAAGACCTCGCTGGGACGCTCAATCGCCCGTTCGATGAATCGCGAGTTCGTGCGCATGAGCCTCGGTGGCGTGCGTGACGAAGCAGAGATTCGCGGCCACCGACGGACGTACGTCGGTGCGCTGCCAGGCCGTATCATTCAATCGCTGCGCAGGGTCGCCGTCAAAAATCCGGTAATCATGCTCGACGAGATTGACAAGCTCGGTATGGACTTTCGCGGGGATCCGGCCTCCGCACTGCTTGAAGTTCTCGACCCAGCACAGAACAACTCGTTCTCGGATCACTATCTTGACGTCGAGTTCGATCTCTCATCGGTCTTTTTTATTACGACCGCTAACGATGTCGGACTAATCCCCGGACCGCTGCGCGACCGCATGGAGATCATTGAGATTCCGAGCTATATCACCGATGAGAAGATTCAGATCGGCCTGCGCTATCTCGTGCCCCGTCAAGTAGAAGAGTCCGGCCTCAAGCCCGCTCATCTGAAAATCACCGAAGACGGTATGCGTGCTGTTATCCGCGGCTACACACGCGAAGCCGGCGTGCGTCGGTTGGAACAGAAAATTGCCGCGATCTGCCGCAAAATCGCCCGTGATGTCGCCGAAGGCAAGCGCCGCAACGTTACCATCACCGCCAAATCCGCGGCAACGTATCTTGGACCCGCGCCGTTTGCCGAAGACGGTCTACCTGAATCCCCGCAGATCGGCGTCGCCCTGGGGCTTGCGTGGACGCCCGTCGGAGGCGAGATTCTGGTCATTGAATCCACGACGATGCCCGGCACCGGGCGCTTGCAAGTCACCGGGCAACTGGGTGACGTCATGAAAGAGTCCGCGCAAATCGCGCTGTCCTACATGCGCGCACACGCCGCCGCGTTGCACATCGCGCCCGAGATGTTCACCACCCACGATGTGCATCTCCACGTGCCGGAAGGCGCTCAACCCAAGGAAGGTCCGAGCGCCGGCATCGCCTTGGCCTCCTCGCTCGCCTCACGGCTGTCCAACACGCCCGTCCGCAATGACCTGTGCATGACTGGCGAGATCACGCTGACCGGTCAGGTGCTGCCCGTCGGCGGGATTCGCGAGAAGATCGTCGCCGCGGCCCGGCGAGGGATCACGACGATTGTTATGCCCAAAGCCAACGAGAAAGACCTGTTCTACGTGCCCGAGCACATCAAAGCACGGCTGAAGTTTCACTTTGTGAACGATCTCGAACAGGCCCTGCAGTTGACGCTGGGGAAGTCCGGTAAGCGCAAATCCCGCGGGCATGCGTAG
- a CDS encoding ComF family protein, whose amino-acid sequence MRSGVLSLRALREWSFWSFAFPAHCVYCARDLKPSDVLFCDACWAELPRAEKTPAERRPKHVDWLHSGFAYRDGGLTREIVHAMKFDGQTALAPRMAQMLVRTIPTGFLSDDLIFVPVPLHWLRQGDRAFNQSELLCHELTKLCGGRVTPLLKRVRNTPAQSGQGARTRAENVKDAFRYRAGAVPESVVLVDDVVTTGATVSECARVLKAEGVQQVRVLSFAHAD is encoded by the coding sequence ATGCGTAGCGGCGTCTTGTCGCTGCGAGCGCTGCGCGAATGGTCGTTCTGGTCGTTTGCGTTTCCTGCCCACTGTGTTTACTGCGCGCGGGATTTGAAACCTTCCGACGTGCTGTTCTGTGACGCCTGTTGGGCCGAATTGCCGCGGGCCGAGAAGACCCCCGCCGAACGCCGGCCGAAGCATGTGGATTGGCTGCACTCAGGGTTCGCTTACCGCGACGGCGGATTGACGCGCGAGATTGTGCACGCCATGAAATTTGACGGTCAAACGGCGCTCGCGCCGCGCATGGCGCAGATGCTTGTCCGCACGATCCCGACAGGTTTCCTCTCCGACGACTTGATCTTTGTACCCGTCCCGCTGCATTGGCTTAGGCAAGGCGACCGCGCCTTCAATCAAAGTGAACTACTCTGCCATGAATTGACGAAGCTCTGCGGCGGGCGCGTTACGCCCTTGTTGAAGCGCGTGCGTAATACACCCGCGCAAAGCGGTCAAGGTGCCCGCACACGCGCGGAAAACGTCAAAGACGCCTTCCGCTATCGTGCCGGCGCCGTGCCTGAATCCGTCGTGCTGGTGGACGACGTCGTGACGACCGGCGCGACCGTGTCCGAATGCGCCCGCGTGCTCAAGGCCGAGGGCGTACAGCAAGTGCGTGTACTGAGTTTCGCGCATGCCGATTAG
- a CDS encoding S8 family serine peptidase — protein MNRLLLPLLLVIATIARADYAPGELFLKLRTAPNRSALDGQYTTASPRVNELAVRARSVDLPFAPYAELSLPLERILKLELDAGEDLTSLAAELSRDDAVEWVAFNNRYNTGQLDEPIEPRDSLFSDAWWLTRISADLAWEITRGDSTVLIGIIDTGIDHTHIDLAANIWRNRNEIEENGVDDDHNGFVDDVIGWDFVDAPSLPAAGDFLVRDNDPMDDMGHGTYVAGCAAAASDNVTCFPSVGFHCRIMPLRAGNANGTLEEDDVAAALLYGAANGAAIINMSFGDVVSSPLLREVVQIAYAAGVVLVASAGNANNDGIHYPSGYPEVISVGATDSLDRRASFSNRGPSVDLMAPGVNIGSTIIGDSCGLWRFPSGTSYAAPIVAGVAGLMLSVNPTLSPADVADILRSSADDLRPDGWDAQTSNGRVNARHAVENAAFGAEAEARILSPRSDAGVRGTFAIVGDAKGTSFADYALAYGLGENPTQWTGIATGDRRVQGDTLGSMTAPTTDTVLVIRLTVTGTTGVQSVDMAHVYVQNGPPAIDSMRTRLVLDGPGYGMQVLAWSNQFGRATLLMTNADGDSIREDFGYITDEHVAVISQSRYPGQWQAVLQVTNLLGETARSAPFPYSSVQSSILPYLYNRYETSLPHGLVSDFVSDYDCDGLGEVWLLAVDQNNLVDTLEPYEWNGDDFVETENTYGPHISQTYGDADGDGLMEMAGRRFAETRLWEQGTACGVPNNIVFDSTIDSVEFLVSRYVRVDSSVNRDDILARIATEDGSRFALFSVSTSFELTLRSILPNETDGLNQLGTPTTVVADLDRDGRLDIIYGDYDGEVIWCEWNGSTMQQVWAATLRQNDATAWMAVGDFNCDGAPELFAGSRSNAGYSSESQRLLQGWDFVLFECTGDNQLVLADSMSILGNENVSFNPASVTSVDLDMDQCDEIVISAFPDLYVVGRAETTGRLTPLWYEFPSKAGVIAVADFNSNGVPELVASDGERHWRIENALATTDAPFPPVLSGHPRDQHVLTLNWTHVPGALHYELYQAARTGNFEFVTAQTDTHFTWADAPTDSLYRFVVLTYDTSYTSDVSVFSNIVTMAANAPPVAEDSVVLATPRSLEITFSEPMSSSVFVQGNWRLGDGEMPAVVAEDAGVRRIYLVFDNPFAPGEYVLHARNLSDAQGTPLPVTESHFIIRVPAPRPTDAFVIAHRLADPPVGHRVEIEFSEPMSLDAVVPSRYAIFDPRLNNVAYTALSVNPLNPERTKVEVELDRRYPVGAIGLEVRLSIAAMPTTAGGELEPTNLLIAQPATNLDQVYVYPNPYKGTGAAGTEDLFFAALPRKAVIRVFTVNGVLLKMIEHDGASGHAAWNLRTDDGDRVASGVYLYSVEADGDKVMGKFAVLR, from the coding sequence GTGAATCGTCTCCTGCTGCCGCTGCTGCTCGTCATTGCTACAATCGCGCGCGCCGACTACGCGCCGGGCGAGCTTTTCCTCAAATTGCGCACGGCGCCGAACCGCTCCGCGCTGGACGGACAATACACCACAGCGTCACCGCGCGTCAATGAACTGGCCGTGCGCGCGCGGTCGGTCGATCTCCCGTTTGCGCCTTACGCTGAGTTGTCCCTTCCGCTGGAACGTATTTTGAAACTTGAACTGGACGCCGGCGAAGACCTGACCAGTCTGGCCGCCGAGTTGTCAAGAGATGACGCCGTTGAGTGGGTCGCATTCAATAATCGCTACAATACTGGACAGCTTGACGAGCCGATTGAACCGCGCGATTCGCTTTTCTCCGACGCCTGGTGGCTGACGCGGATCTCCGCCGACCTTGCCTGGGAGATTACGCGCGGGGATTCGACGGTCCTCATCGGGATTATTGACACCGGTATTGACCATACTCATATTGATCTGGCCGCGAACATCTGGCGCAATCGCAATGAAATCGAGGAAAATGGCGTTGACGACGACCACAACGGTTTCGTGGATGACGTCATCGGCTGGGATTTTGTGGACGCGCCGAGTCTGCCGGCCGCCGGTGACTTCTTGGTGCGCGACAACGATCCCATGGACGATATGGGACATGGCACCTATGTCGCCGGGTGCGCCGCCGCCGCTTCGGACAACGTCACCTGTTTCCCGTCGGTCGGCTTTCATTGCCGCATTATGCCCTTGCGCGCCGGTAACGCCAACGGCACGCTCGAAGAAGACGACGTGGCGGCCGCGCTGCTCTACGGCGCGGCCAACGGCGCCGCGATCATCAACATGAGTTTCGGTGACGTCGTATCGTCACCGCTGCTGCGCGAAGTCGTGCAGATCGCGTACGCCGCGGGAGTCGTGCTGGTCGCGTCGGCAGGCAATGCGAACAATGACGGAATCCACTATCCCTCGGGCTATCCCGAAGTGATTTCAGTCGGCGCAACGGACAGTCTTGATCGCCGCGCGAGTTTCTCCAACCGCGGTCCCAGCGTGGATCTCATGGCGCCAGGTGTCAACATCGGTTCGACAATCATCGGCGATTCGTGCGGACTATGGCGGTTTCCTTCAGGTACAAGTTATGCCGCGCCTATCGTCGCCGGAGTGGCCGGGCTGATGCTGTCGGTGAATCCAACCCTGTCGCCCGCTGACGTAGCCGATATCTTGCGTTCAAGCGCGGACGACTTGCGTCCTGACGGCTGGGATGCGCAAACCTCCAACGGTCGCGTGAATGCACGACATGCGGTCGAGAATGCGGCCTTCGGCGCGGAAGCCGAAGCGCGGATTCTGTCGCCGCGATCCGATGCCGGAGTGCGCGGCACATTCGCAATCGTCGGCGATGCCAAAGGCACGTCGTTTGCCGATTATGCTTTGGCCTATGGCCTCGGCGAAAATCCAACGCAGTGGACCGGGATTGCCACAGGTGATCGCCGCGTCCAGGGTGACACGCTCGGTTCAATGACCGCGCCAACTACCGACACCGTCCTCGTGATTCGGCTGACCGTCACGGGCACCACCGGCGTGCAATCCGTTGACATGGCGCACGTATATGTACAGAACGGCCCGCCCGCTATTGACAGCATGCGCACGCGACTCGTGCTCGACGGCCCTGGCTACGGCATGCAGGTTCTTGCGTGGAGCAATCAATTCGGACGGGCAACGCTGCTCATGACCAATGCCGACGGCGATTCCATTCGCGAGGACTTCGGCTACATCACAGATGAGCACGTGGCCGTCATCTCGCAGAGCCGTTACCCCGGTCAATGGCAGGCCGTCTTGCAGGTCACCAACCTATTGGGAGAAACTGCGCGGAGCGCGCCCTTCCCGTACTCATCCGTCCAAAGCAGTATCCTGCCCTATCTTTACAACCGCTACGAAACATCTTTGCCGCACGGCTTGGTCAGTGACTTTGTCAGCGACTATGATTGTGACGGACTGGGCGAGGTTTGGCTGCTTGCCGTTGACCAGAACAATCTCGTGGATACGCTCGAACCGTATGAATGGAACGGCGATGACTTCGTCGAAACCGAGAATACCTACGGTCCGCACATCTCGCAGACTTATGGCGACGCGGACGGTGACGGATTAATGGAAATGGCAGGCCGACGGTTTGCCGAAACACGGCTGTGGGAGCAGGGGACGGCCTGCGGCGTGCCGAACAACATCGTGTTCGACAGTACCATTGATTCCGTGGAGTTTCTGGTTAGCCGTTACGTGCGGGTGGACAGCTCCGTGAACCGCGACGACATTCTGGCGCGCATCGCAACCGAGGACGGATCGCGCTTCGCGCTGTTTTCCGTCAGTACGAGTTTTGAACTCACATTGCGTTCAATCTTGCCAAACGAAACTGACGGATTAAATCAACTCGGTACGCCGACTACGGTCGTTGCGGATCTCGATCGTGACGGTCGGCTCGACATCATCTACGGTGACTATGACGGAGAAGTTATCTGGTGCGAATGGAACGGTTCGACCATGCAGCAAGTCTGGGCGGCAACATTGCGACAGAATGACGCAACCGCTTGGATGGCCGTCGGCGATTTCAACTGCGACGGTGCGCCGGAGCTGTTCGCCGGATCGCGTTCGAATGCCGGCTATTCGTCGGAGAGCCAGCGCCTGTTGCAAGGATGGGACTTCGTCCTCTTTGAATGCACCGGAGACAATCAGCTTGTTCTCGCGGACAGCATGAGCATTTTAGGCAATGAAAATGTCTCGTTCAATCCCGCGTCGGTGACGTCGGTGGATTTGGACATGGATCAGTGCGACGAAATCGTCATCTCGGCATTCCCGGATCTGTACGTGGTGGGCCGCGCCGAGACAACCGGACGACTCACACCGCTGTGGTACGAATTCCCATCGAAAGCTGGCGTGATTGCCGTGGCGGACTTCAACAGTAACGGCGTACCCGAGTTGGTGGCGTCCGACGGTGAACGGCACTGGCGAATCGAGAATGCACTGGCGACTACCGACGCACCGTTTCCGCCGGTACTTTCCGGCCACCCACGCGACCAGCACGTGCTGACGCTAAATTGGACGCATGTACCCGGCGCACTTCACTATGAACTCTATCAAGCCGCGCGCACGGGCAACTTCGAATTTGTGACCGCGCAGACGGACACGCACTTCACCTGGGCAGATGCTCCGACGGATTCGCTCTACCGGTTCGTTGTATTGACCTATGACACTTCGTATACGTCGGATGTAAGCGTGTTCTCGAACATCGTGACGATGGCCGCCAACGCTCCGCCTGTTGCGGAAGACAGCGTCGTCCTCGCAACTCCGCGATCGCTGGAAATCACGTTTAGCGAGCCGATGAGCAGCTCAGTGTTTGTGCAGGGTAATTGGCGGTTAGGCGATGGCGAGATGCCAGCCGTCGTTGCTGAAGACGCCGGCGTGCGCCGCATCTATCTGGTCTTTGACAATCCGTTCGCGCCGGGCGAGTATGTGCTCCATGCCCGCAATTTGAGTGACGCGCAAGGAACGCCGCTGCCTGTCACGGAAAGTCATTTCATAATTCGCGTTCCCGCACCGCGACCGACGGATGCCTTCGTCATCGCCCATCGGCTCGCCGACCCGCCGGTCGGACATCGTGTAGAGATTGAGTTCTCCGAACCGATGAGTCTGGACGCCGTCGTGCCGAGCCGCTACGCGATTTTCGATCCAAGACTGAACAACGTCGCGTACACGGCGCTCAGCGTCAACCCGCTTAACCCTGAACGCACAAAAGTCGAAGTTGAACTGGATCGCCGTTACCCAGTCGGGGCAATAGGGCTGGAGGTGCGTCTGAGCATTGCTGCGATGCCGACCACCGCCGGAGGAGAACTTGAGCCGACCAATCTGCTGATCGCGCAACCGGCGACAAATCTCGATCAAGTTTACGTCTATCCCAATCCCTATAAAGGCACCGGAGCCGCGGGAACTGAAGACCTCTTCTTCGCCGCGCTGCCGCGCAAAGCGGTGATCCGAGTTTTCACGGTCAACGGCGTGCTTCTCAAGATGATTGAACACGACGGCGCCAGCGGCCATGCCGCATGGAATCTGCGGACCGATGATGGCGACCGTGTTGCCTCGGGAGTATACCTCTACTCCGTGGAAGCCGACGGCGACAAGGTCATGGGCAAGTTCGCCGTGTTGCGATGA
- the coaE gene encoding dephospho-CoA kinase (Dephospho-CoA kinase (CoaE) performs the final step in coenzyme A biosynthesis.) produces the protein MKQVAVGLTGTIGAGKSTVAELLRGFGADVASGDVFGREVITEDRSVIAQITAKLGATIVRPDGSLDRAAIAARVFDDPELSAWLTALTFPGIHERWRKFLNHSTAEVVVFDAALIHEWKIAHEFDLILCIISEHGVAQKRSANRFSEADFERRWQAQLSADVKAAESDIVVPNNDSLAELTTHITRIWQTNILPLTR, from the coding sequence ATGAAACAAGTCGCGGTCGGTCTCACCGGCACGATAGGCGCGGGCAAGTCCACCGTCGCCGAGCTATTGCGGGGGTTCGGCGCGGACGTGGCGTCGGGCGACGTCTTTGGCCGCGAGGTCATCACAGAGGACCGCTCCGTCATTGCTCAAATTACGGCCAAGCTCGGCGCGACTATTGTTCGCCCCGACGGATCACTGGACCGCGCGGCGATCGCTGCGCGCGTGTTCGACGATCCAGAGTTAAGTGCGTGGCTGACGGCCTTGACTTTTCCCGGCATTCATGAACGGTGGCGCAAATTCCTGAATCATAGTACCGCGGAAGTCGTCGTATTTGACGCGGCGCTCATTCACGAATGGAAGATCGCGCACGAGTTCGACCTCATCCTCTGCATAATCTCGGAACATGGCGTCGCGCAAAAGCGCAGCGCCAATCGCTTCTCCGAAGCTGATTTCGAGCGGCGGTGGCAAGCCCAACTGTCCGCCGACGTCAAAGCCGCCGAGTCGGATATTGTCGTTCCCAATAACGACAGCCTCGCGGAATTGACCACTCACATAACACGAATCTGGCAAACCAACATACTCCCCCTGACACGATGA
- a CDS encoding S9 family peptidase has product MDDDGIYRFGSWSSDGNIICYATNVRNGVDFDVYEHHLSETAPRLLYDGGGHLSAGRYSRDNRYLLITRDISNVNADLLLYDRSANTTTLLTEHTGDEFYSHAHFSADGMKIIALTNREREYVGVAEYDIATKQWTWLEKPEADIDLLAVAPDGSGYAFSVNDHGLSRFNYRNRTKDQLVGAYRFPEGIIRDMNFSPDGAKIGITFGSATRPFDVWTYEPRTDRLNQLTATATGGVPQTLFVAPEVIEFESFDKRKITAFFYKPAHAEGKLPVIIAIHGGPESQARPDLSGLFQYWLQRGYAIPEPNVRGSSGFGRTYLTLDNVEKRMDSVKDLEYAAKWLGKRKDIDKDKIVLYGGSYGGFMVLAGLTTYPELFAAGVDIVGISNFVSFLENTGKYRRGLREAEYGSLERDRAFLEQVSPLNHVDKIVAPLFVIQGANDPRVPQSEADQIVAAVRAKGGVVEYMLFEDEGHGLRKTENKLEAYGKLAEFLDTHVRK; this is encoded by the coding sequence GTGGACGATGACGGTATCTATCGTTTCGGAAGTTGGTCGAGCGACGGAAACATTATCTGCTACGCGACTAACGTTCGCAACGGCGTTGATTTCGATGTTTACGAGCACCACCTGAGCGAGACTGCGCCGCGCTTGCTTTATGACGGCGGCGGACACCTTTCGGCCGGACGGTATTCGCGTGATAATCGTTATCTCTTGATCACGCGCGACATTTCAAATGTCAATGCGGACCTGCTGCTCTATGACCGCTCCGCAAACACAACGACGTTGCTGACGGAACACACCGGTGACGAGTTTTACAGTCACGCGCACTTCAGCGCCGACGGCATGAAGATCATCGCGTTGACGAATCGGGAGCGCGAGTATGTTGGTGTGGCCGAGTACGATATCGCTACGAAGCAGTGGACGTGGCTCGAGAAGCCTGAAGCGGATATAGACCTGTTGGCGGTTGCGCCGGACGGTTCCGGCTACGCTTTTTCCGTGAATGATCACGGCCTGTCGCGGTTCAACTATCGCAATCGCACAAAAGACCAACTGGTCGGTGCCTACCGTTTCCCGGAGGGCATCATTCGCGACATGAACTTCTCGCCGGACGGTGCCAAGATAGGAATTACCTTTGGCTCGGCGACGCGGCCCTTTGATGTGTGGACCTATGAACCGCGCACGGACCGCTTGAACCAACTCACCGCCACGGCTACAGGCGGCGTGCCGCAAACGCTGTTTGTCGCTCCGGAAGTCATCGAGTTCGAGTCGTTTGACAAACGGAAGATTACCGCGTTCTTCTACAAACCTGCCCATGCCGAGGGCAAGTTGCCGGTCATCATCGCGATTCACGGCGGACCGGAGTCGCAGGCGCGCCCCGATCTCTCAGGGCTATTCCAATATTGGCTGCAGCGCGGCTACGCGATCCCTGAACCCAACGTCCGCGGGTCGTCGGGTTTTGGCCGGACTTACCTGACGCTTGACAACGTCGAGAAGCGCATGGACTCTGTGAAGGATCTCGAATACGCCGCGAAGTGGCTGGGCAAGCGCAAGGACATTGACAAAGACAAGATTGTTCTCTATGGCGGAAGTTACGGCGGGTTCATGGTGCTGGCCGGATTGACGACGTATCCCGAACTATTCGCCGCCGGTGTGGACATCGTCGGCATCTCGAACTTTGTTTCGTTCCTTGAGAACACCGGCAAGTATCGTCGAGGGTTGCGCGAAGCGGAGTACGGTTCTTTGGAGCGCGACCGTGCCTTCCTCGAGCAGGTGTCGCCGCTCAACCATGTGGACAAGATTGTTGCGCCGCTGTTTGTGATTCAGGGCGCCAATGATCCTCGCGTGCCGCAATCGGAGGCCGATCAGATCGTCGCGGCCGTGCGCGCTAAAGGCGGCGTGGTCGAGTATATGCTGTTCGAGGACGAGGGTCACGGCTTGCGCAAGACGGAGAACAAGCTCGAGGCCTATGGAAAGCTCGCCGAGTTCCTCGATACTCACGTTCGTAAGTAA
- a CDS encoding lipocalin family protein, protein MAMTLLVAAGVGAQTMTVVPSVELDRYMGTWYEIARLPNRFQEQCAGEVSATYSLLADGTVKVVNRCRKENGEFAEAEGQAKRADKDQPNTKLKVRFAPAFLSFLPFVWGDYWIIYLTPDYTCAVIGEPSREYLWVLSRTPTMAPNALQAALASAKQQGYDLADLVMTKQE, encoded by the coding sequence ATGGCCATGACGTTGCTCGTTGCTGCCGGCGTCGGGGCGCAAACGATGACAGTCGTACCATCCGTAGAACTCGATCGCTACATGGGAACGTGGTACGAAATCGCGCGGCTGCCGAACCGCTTTCAAGAACAGTGCGCGGGCGAGGTATCCGCCACATATTCATTGCTGGCTGACGGCACTGTGAAAGTTGTCAACCGCTGCCGCAAGGAAAATGGCGAATTCGCCGAGGCCGAAGGCCAGGCCAAGCGCGCGGACAAAGACCAACCGAACACCAAATTGAAAGTCCGCTTCGCCCCTGCCTTTCTCTCGTTTCTGCCGTTCGTTTGGGGCGACTACTGGATCATCTACTTGACGCCCGACTACACCTGCGCCGTCATCGGCGAGCCATCCCGCGAATACCTGTGGGTCTTGTCGCGCACCCCCACAATGGCGCCCAACGCTCTGCAAGCCGCGCTCGCAAGTGCCAAACAGCAGGGCTACGATCTCGCGGATTTGGTGATGACGAAGCAGGAATAG
- a CDS encoding T9SS type A sorting domain-containing protein: MDNPLSWRNQYIEQVAYIDSQKMIAVGNVNHGPDSTIRRIYRSTDGGATWTTIIAEVGQRGFNYVVSVAESLQVVSVQRGDEIWRSRDQGLTWSLDVYSSNSITDMCSPSANVIIASGFTLPGHFPAISKSMDGGLTWENVFRDTTLAATIFLKVDFPDSLHGWAVGYDGLVAQTADGGDTWESYFLDSVNVFLTSVSFIDSINGWTIDPTGQNGSSLQLFRYGEPQNSEEPHAHNFPQNLQVHPASPNPFNNTTNIQFSIQKPGNVSATIYDLTGREVIQLQNGGMAAGAHELRWNAGSLASGIYLCRIEWNYSIRHTAKLVYLR, encoded by the coding sequence TTGGACAATCCATTATCATGGAGGAATCAATATATTGAACAAGTCGCTTATATAGATTCACAAAAAATGATAGCGGTTGGCAATGTGAATCACGGGCCGGATTCTACAATCCGTCGCATCTATCGCAGCACGGATGGAGGGGCGACCTGGACAACAATCATAGCGGAAGTGGGACAGCGTGGTTTCAATTACGTTGTATCCGTAGCCGAGAGCTTGCAAGTTGTATCGGTTCAGCGAGGCGATGAGATATGGCGGAGCAGGGATCAAGGTCTCACCTGGTCGTTGGATGTCTACTCTTCCAATTCTATTACAGATATGTGCTCACCGTCAGCGAATGTCATCATAGCATCAGGCTTCACGCTTCCCGGACATTTTCCGGCGATATCAAAAAGCATGGATGGCGGATTAACGTGGGAGAACGTGTTTAGAGATACGACGTTGGCGGCCACAATCTTTTTGAAAGTGGATTTTCCGGACTCTCTGCATGGCTGGGCAGTGGGCTACGATGGGTTAGTTGCGCAAACTGCGGATGGAGGTGATACGTGGGAATCGTATTTTCTTGATAGTGTGAATGTATTCTTGACTTCGGTTTCGTTTATCGATTCGATAAATGGGTGGACGATCGATCCTACAGGTCAAAACGGCAGTAGTTTGCAACTATTTCGATATGGGGAGCCTCAAAACTCGGAAGAACCACACGCTCACAATTTTCCCCAAAATCTGCAGGTTCATCCCGCCTCGCCAAATCCATTCAATAATACAACGAACATCCAATTTTCTATCCAGAAACCGGGGAATGTAAGTGCTACGATCTACGATTTAACCGGAAGGGAGGTAATACAACTTCAGAATGGTGGAATGGCGGCAGGAGCTCATGAATTGCGTTGGAATGCCGGGAGTCTTGCCTCGGGAATCTACCTTTGCCGAATCGAGTGGAATTATTCTATCCGGCACACAGCCAAGTTGGTCTATCTAAGATGA